The Vicia villosa cultivar HV-30 ecotype Madison, WI linkage group LG1, Vvil1.0, whole genome shotgun sequence genome includes a region encoding these proteins:
- the LOC131624578 gene encoding pathogenesis-related protein 1-like: protein MSSFSILCTLSLILIVSSSNIACAQDSPNDYVNVHNAARAAIEGFNIPNLVWDNKIAAFAQNYANQRKDCKAIPSGGNGGQYGENIGVSNGDISGEEAVKLWVDEKPNFDRYRNRCVNGECLHYTQVIWEKSLRVGCGKVKCDNGGTFVSCNYYPPGNIPGQEPF, encoded by the coding sequence ATGAGTTCATTTTCTATATTGTGTACGCTAAGTTTGATACTCATTGTGAGTAGTAGTAACATTGCATGTGCCCAAGATTCACCAAATGATTATGTGAACGTTCACAACGCAGCCAGAGCAGCAATTGAAGGTTTTAACATTCCAAATCTTGTTTGGGATAACAAAATTGCTGCTTTTGCACAAAATTATGCTAATCAACGTAAAGATTGTAAAGCGATTCCCTCCGGTGGTAATGGTGGACAATACGGCGAGAATATTGGCGTTAGCAATGGCGATATAAGTGGTGAGGAAGCAGTGAAGTTGTGGGTGGATGAAAAACCTAACTTTGATCGATATCGTAACAGGTGTGTTAATGGTGAGTGTCTTCATTATACTCAAGTGATTTGGGAAAAATCATTGCGTGTTGGATGTGGCAAAGTGAAATGTGATAATGGTGGCACATTTGTTAGTTGTAATTATTATCCTCCTGGTAATATTCCAGGCCAAGAACCGTTCTAG
- the LOC131597655 gene encoding secreted RxLR effector protein 78-like, with protein sequence MRGVVGKLVSSNQTAFVPRRSMMDGVLMVNEILDWAKRKKKGCLLLKVDFEKAYDSISWNYLRWILVRMRFGNRWMKWMESSIFTNYMSVLVNGSATKEFKVQRGLRQGDPMAPFLFVLAMESLTALTKKSVEVGDFKPFKYGVNDFVDILQFADDPSF encoded by the coding sequence ATGAGAGGTGTGGTGGGTAAGTTGGTATCATCCAATCAAACCGCCTTTGTTCCGAGAAGAAGCATGATGGATGGGGTTCTAATGGTAAACGAAATTCTTGATTGggcaaaaagaaagaagaagggaTGCCTACTTCTTAAAGTGGATTTCGAAAAGGCTTATGATTCAATTTCTTGGAATTATCTAAGGTGGATTTTGGTGAGAATGAGATTTGGTAAtagatggatgaaatggatggaatcTAGCATTTTCACCAACTACATGTCCGTCTTGGTGAATGGTAGTGCAACAAAAGAGTTCAAAGTTCAAAGAGGTTTACGTCAAGGTGATCCCATGGCACCTTTCTTGTTTGTTCTTGCTATGGAAAGTTTAACCGCGCTAACTAAGAAATCGGTGGAGGTGGGAGACTTTAAACCTTTCAAGTACGGAGTAAACGACTTTGTGGATATtctacaatttgcggatgatccATCATTCTAG